The Vibrio sp. SNU_ST1 genome has a segment encoding these proteins:
- a CDS encoding glycosyltransferase family 4 protein, translating to MSTIKPSQNVLNVNLHEIWLLIDSQTFGGIETHVLELAQGLMSESAQYSDAIRIVLLTKFNPEAIIVEKLKGLNIPYSYLSDLASCAAGSSSNSATQIKRAVQHYQPRLIHAHGYKASLVSKLIKLPPRLNNTKQITTYHAGETPTGKVWLYDWLDRYSSFLSDQSLVVSEKIKAKVPCKTYLLNNFVKVPSGLIDIPSSSPLHVGFVGRLSHEKAPDRFVALAKQFPDIQFDLFGDGPEMDTLVKSHTDNVTFHGHQTNMEGVWNPIDLLIIPSRFEGLPMAALEAMIRGIPVLATSVGNLPKLIEHQVNGYLANSETELEQFLSLWISLSIEQRDSLRSNAIETVKNQYSPQAVVPQLLEIYQLDR from the coding sequence ATGAGTACAATCAAGCCTAGCCAAAATGTACTTAACGTGAACCTTCACGAGATTTGGCTGTTAATCGACAGCCAAACTTTTGGAGGTATCGAAACGCATGTTCTAGAATTAGCACAAGGCCTGATGTCTGAAAGCGCTCAGTATTCAGATGCTATTAGAATCGTTCTTTTGACTAAGTTTAATCCTGAAGCGATTATCGTTGAAAAGTTGAAAGGGCTGAACATTCCTTATAGCTACCTCTCCGATTTAGCTTCATGTGCTGCAGGTTCAAGCAGCAATAGCGCGACACAGATAAAACGTGCAGTTCAACATTATCAGCCAAGGCTTATCCATGCTCATGGTTACAAAGCCAGTTTGGTCAGCAAGCTAATAAAGCTGCCACCTCGTTTAAACAACACCAAACAGATCACCACCTATCACGCAGGTGAAACCCCAACAGGCAAAGTATGGCTTTATGACTGGCTCGACCGTTACAGTAGCTTCCTTTCTGATCAATCGCTTGTGGTTAGTGAGAAGATTAAAGCGAAAGTGCCTTGTAAAACGTATCTACTGAATAACTTTGTCAAGGTTCCAAGCGGCTTAATAGATATACCTTCATCAAGTCCGTTGCATGTCGGCTTTGTCGGAAGGCTTAGCCATGAAAAAGCGCCTGATAGATTTGTCGCATTAGCTAAACAGTTTCCGGATATTCAGTTTGACCTTTTTGGTGACGGACCAGAAATGGACACGTTAGTTAAATCACATACTGATAATGTCACCTTTCATGGGCATCAAACTAATATGGAAGGTGTTTGGAACCCAATCGACCTATTAATCATCCCTTCCCGCTTTGAAGGCTTACCTATGGCGGCATTGGAAGCCATGATTCGCGGCATTCCCGTTCTCGCTACCTCTGTCGGTAACTTGCCTAAACTCATCGAGCACCAAGTTAACGGCTACCTCGCCAATTCAGAAACCGAACTAGAACAGTTTTTATCTTTGTGGATATCATTGTCAATTGAACAACGTGACTCTCTCAGAAGTAACGCGATAGAAACCGTCAAAAACCAATATTCGCCACAAGCTGTTGTCCCGCAGTTGTTGGAAATCTACCAACTCGATCGTTGA